Proteins from a single region of Pongo pygmaeus isolate AG05252 chromosome 3, NHGRI_mPonPyg2-v2.0_pri, whole genome shotgun sequence:
- the CRACD gene encoding capping protein-inhibiting regulator of actin dynamics isoform X5, which yields MGITESSDTPSSLSPLNLPGAGSEMEEKVAPVKPSRPKRHFSSAGTIESVNLDAIPLAIARLDNSAAKHKLAVKPKKQRVSKKHRRLAQDPQHEQGGLESRPSLDQNGHPGEDKPTGHEEEPNLLDSEEERRRQEDYWRELEAKCKRQKAEAAEKRRLEEQRLQALERRLWEENRRQELLEEEGEGQEPPLEAERAPLEEQRRSLEAPGWEDAERWEREERERLEAEEDRRRLQAQAQAEERRRLEEDARLEERRRQEEKEGRCAEELKRQEEEEAEGWEELEQQEEAEVQGPPEALEETGTGEGRRGAEEEDLGEEEDLGEEEEEGQAHLEDGRGQLSELLNDFEERPEDQERLKPERQREHSEEPSICEEQSPEAERRIEPQGRSGDFQGADRPGPEEKREGDTEPLRKQEEPVEAAQPPVERKEAAALEQGRKVEELRWQEVDERQTMPRPYTFQVSSGGKQILFPKVNLSPVTPAKDTGLTAAPQEPKAPKASPVQHALPSSLSVPHTAILVTGAQLCGPAVNLSQIKDTACKSLLGLEEKKHVDTPAGENPPRGPGDARAGSGKAKPPQESPSSASALAEWASIRSRILKNAESDPRSSERDQSRPGDESIPRGRCDSRGNLRKTPPVNAKFSIMPAWQKFSDGGTETSKQNTEAESIRKRPMLGPSEETAPQPPPAGVRELGKGPEKSEMHREPADTTEGCKFAKDLPSFLVPSLPYPPQKVVAHTEFTTSSDSETANGIAKPDPVTQSGEEKTSPFGIKLRRTNYSLRFNCDQQAEQKKKKRHSSTGDSGDARPPAAGSARGEKEMEGVALKHGPSLPQERKQAPSTRRDSVEPSSSRSVPVAHPGPPPASSQTPAPEHDKAANKMPLAQKPALAPKPTSQTPPASPLSKLSRPYLVELLSRRAGRPDPEPSEPSKEGQESSDRRPPSPPGPEERKRDEEEEATERKPASPPLPAAQQEKPSQTPEAGRKEKPMLQSRHSLDGSKLTEKVETAQPLWITLALQKQKGFREQQATREERKQAREAKQAEKLSKENVSVSLQPGSSSVSRAGSLHKSTALPEEKRPETAVSRLERREQLKKANTLPTSVTVEISDSAPPAPLVKEVTKRFSTPDAAPVSTEPAWLALAKRKAKAWSDCPQIIK from the exons ATGGGTATTACAGAG TCCAGTGATACGCCAAGTTCTCTAAGTCCTCTGAATCTCCCTGGAGCTGGAAGTGAGATGGAAGAGAAG GTTGCTCCCGTTAAACCGTCTCGGCCAAAAAGGCACTTCTCTTCTGCTGGCACCATCGAAAGTGTCAACCTAGATGCCATCCCCCTGGCCATCGCTCGCCTGGACAACAGTGCCGCCAAGCACAAGCTGGCTGTTAAGCCAAAAAAACAGAGGGTGTCAAAGAAGCACAGGCGCCTTGCCCAG GATCCACAACATGAGCAAGGCGGCCTTGAGAGTCGGCCCTCCCTGGACCAGAACGGACACCCAGGCGAGGACAAGCCAACGGGGCACGAAGAGGAACCCAATCTGCTGGATTCCGAGGAAGAGAGAAGACGCCAAGAAGACTACTGGCGAGAATTGGAGGCCAAGTGCAAGCGGCAAAAGGCGGAAGCAGCCGAGAAGAGACGCCTAgaggagcagaggctgcaggCGCTGGAGAGGAGGCTTTGGGAAGAGAACAGAAGGCAGGAGCTCTTGGAGGAGGAGGGCGAGGGGCAGGAGCCGCCTCTAGAGGCGGAAAGGGCGCCGCTGGAAGAGCAGCGGCGGAGCCTGGAAGCCCCAGGTTGGGAGGACGCCGAGCGGTGGGAGCGTGAGGAGCGCGAGCGCCTGGAGGCCGAGGAGGACCGAAGGCGTctgcaggcccaggcccaggcggAGGAGAGGCGGCGGCTGGAGGAGGACGCCAGGCTGGAGGAACGGAGGcggcaggaggagaaggaaggaagatgcgCGGAGGAGCTCaaaaggcaggaggaggaggaggctgagggatgGGAAGAGCTGGAACAGCAGGAGGAGGCGGAGGTGCAGGGGCCGCCCGAGGCTTTGGAGGAGACTGGGACTGGGGAGGGCCGGCGGGGCGCGGAGGAGGAGGATCTGGGGGAAGAGGAGGAtctgggggaagaggaggaggagggccagGCGCACCTGGAGGACGGGAGGGGCCAGCTCAGCGAGCTTCTGAACGACTTTGAGGAGAGGCCAGAAGACCAGGAACGCCTGAAACCCGAAAGACAAAGAGAACACTCCGAGGAGCCAAGCATTTGCGAGGAGCAGAGCCCAGAGGCCGAGCGGCGAATAGAGCCGCAGGGAAGGAGCGGGGATTTCCAGGGGGCCGATCGTCCTGGGCccgaggaaaagagagaaggggacACGGAGCCTCTCCGGAAACAAGAGGAGCCCGTGGAAGCCGCGCAGCCTCCGGTGGAGAGGAAAGAGGCCGCCGCCCTTGAACAAGGCCGCAAGGTGGAGGAGCTGCGGTGGCAGGAGGTGGACGAGAGGCAGACCATGCCCCGGCCCTACACGTTCCAGGTGTCCTCCGGGGGGAAGCAGATTCTCTTTCCCAAAGTCAACCTGAGCCCCGTGACGCCCGCAAAGGACACGGGGCTCACCGCTGCCCCCCAGGAACCAAAGGCCCCCAAAGCCAGCCCAGTCCAGCACGCCCTACCGTCGTCCCTGAGCGTTCCCCACACCGCCATTCTGGTCACAGGCGCGCAGCTCTGTGGCCCGGCCGTCAACCTGAGCCAGATCAAGGACACCGCGTGTAAGTCCCTCCTGGGCTTGGAGGAGAAGAAGCACGTGGACACCCCAGCTGGGGAGAACCCTCCCCGAGGCCCCGGCGACGCGCGGGCGGGCAGCGGGAAGGCTAAGCCCCCCCAGGAGTCTCCCAGCAGCGCGTCCGCACTCGCAGAATGGGCTTCCATTCGGTCCAGAATCCTGAAGAACGCAGAGAGTGACCCGCGCAGCAGCGAGAGGGACCAGTCGAGGCCCGGTGATGAGTCCATTCCCAGGGGCCGGTGTGATTCCCGCGGGAACCTCCGGAAGACTCCTCCAGTCAATGCAAAGTTCTCTATTATGCCTGCCTGGCAGAAATTTTCCGATGGTGGCACGGAGACCTCCAAACAGAACACGGAAGCTGAAAGCATACGAAAAAGACCCATGCTGGGACCCAGCGAAGAGACAGCcccccagcctcctcctgctGGTGTTCGCGAGCTCGGGAAGGGTCCGGAGAAGTCGGAGATGCACCGGGAGCCCGCAGACACCACCGAGGGATGCAAATTTGCCAAAGACCTCCCGTCTTTCCTTGTCCCAAGCCTTCCTTACCCTCCGCAGAAAGTGGTGGCCCACACAGAGTTCACGACCTCGTCGGACAGCGAGACTGCAAACGGGATAGCAAAGCCAGACCCTGTGACGCAAAGTGGGGAGGAAAAAACCTCACCGTTTGGAATAAAATTGAGAAGGACCAACTATTCCTTGCGCTTCAACTGCGACCAACAGGCggaacagaagaagaagaaaaggcacaGCAGCACCGGAGACAGCGGGGATGCAAGGCCGCCTGCAGCGGGGAGCGCTCgtggagagaaagagatggagggTGTGGCCCTCAAGCATGGTCCATCCCTCCCCCAAGAGCGGAAGCAAGCCCCTTCCACCCGAAGGGACTCCGTTGAACCTTCCAGCAGCCGCTCTGTTCCTGTGGCCCACCCTGGGCCCCCACCGGCCAGCAGCCAGACGCCGGCTCCGGAGCACGACAAGGCAGCAAACAAAATGCCACTGGCACAGAAGCCAGCACTGGCTCCCAAGCCCACCAGTCAGACCCCACCAGCATCCCCACTTTCCAAACTGAGCAGGCCCTACTTGGTAGAGCTGCTGTCTCGCCGAGCGGGGAGGCCGGACCCAGAGCCAAGTGAGCCGTCCAAGGAGGGCCAGGAGAGCAGTGACCGCCGGCCACCCTCACCCCCAGGCCCCGAGGAAAGGAAGAGGGACGAGGAGGAAGAGGCGACAGAGAGGAAACCTGCTTCCCCACCTCTGCCTGCTGCTCAGCAAGAGAAACCTTCTCAAACACCCGAGGCCGGGAGGAAAG AGAAGCCGATGCTTCAGAGCAGACACTCTTTAGATGGCTCCAAACTTACAGAGAAAGTGGAAACTGCTCAGCCGCTGTGGATAACATTAGCACTGCAAAAGCAAAAGGGGTTTCGGGAGCAGCAGGCGACGCGGGAGGAGAGAAAGCAAGCCAGAGAGGCCAAACAGGCAGAAAAGCTCTCCAAAGAAAAT
- the CRACD gene encoding capping protein-inhibiting regulator of actin dynamics isoform X4 — protein sequence MLAAQKIKQGNGKSSDTPSSLSPLNLPGAGSEMEEKVAPVKPSRPKRHFSSAGTIESVNLDAIPLAIARLDNSAAKHKLAVKPKKQRVSKKHRRLAQDPQHEQGGLESRPSLDQNGHPGEDKPTGHEEEPNLLDSEEERRRQEDYWRELEAKCKRQKAEAAEKRRLEEQRLQALERRLWEENRRQELLEEEGEGQEPPLEAERAPLEEQRRSLEAPGWEDAERWEREERERLEAEEDRRRLQAQAQAEERRRLEEDARLEERRRQEEKEGRCAEELKRQEEEEAEGWEELEQQEEAEVQGPPEALEETGTGEGRRGAEEEDLGEEEDLGEEEEEGQAHLEDGRGQLSELLNDFEERPEDQERLKPERQREHSEEPSICEEQSPEAERRIEPQGRSGDFQGADRPGPEEKREGDTEPLRKQEEPVEAAQPPVERKEAAALEQGRKVEELRWQEVDERQTMPRPYTFQVSSGGKQILFPKVNLSPVTPAKDTGLTAAPQEPKAPKASPVQHALPSSLSVPHTAILVTGAQLCGPAVNLSQIKDTACKSLLGLEEKKHVDTPAGENPPRGPGDARAGSGKAKPPQESPSSASALAEWASIRSRILKNAESDPRSSERDQSRPGDESIPRGRCDSRGNLRKTPPVNAKFSIMPAWQKFSDGGTETSKQNTEAESIRKRPMLGPSEETAPQPPPAGVRELGKGPEKSEMHREPADTTEGCKFAKDLPSFLVPSLPYPPQKVVAHTEFTTSSDSETANGIAKPDPVTQSGEEKTSPFGIKLRRTNYSLRFNCDQQAEQKKKKRHSSTGDSGDARPPAAGSARGEKEMEGVALKHGPSLPQERKQAPSTRRDSVEPSSSRSVPVAHPGPPPASSQTPAPEHDKAANKMPLAQKPALAPKPTSQTPPASPLSKLSRPYLVELLSRRAGRPDPEPSEPSKEGQESSDRRPPSPPGPEERKRDEEEEATERKPASPPLPAAQQEKPSQTPEAGRKEKPMLQSRHSLDGSKLTEKVETAQPLWITLALQKQKGFREQQATREERKQAREAKQAEKLSKENVSVSLQPGSSSVSRAGSLHKSTALPEEKRPETAVSRLERREQLKKANTLPTSVTVEISDSAPPAPLVKEVTKRFSTPDAAPVSTEPAWLALAKRKAKAWSDCPQIIK from the exons ATGCTGGCtgcacagaaaataaaacagggtaaTGGAAAA TCCAGTGATACGCCAAGTTCTCTAAGTCCTCTGAATCTCCCTGGAGCTGGAAGTGAGATGGAAGAGAAG GTTGCTCCCGTTAAACCGTCTCGGCCAAAAAGGCACTTCTCTTCTGCTGGCACCATCGAAAGTGTCAACCTAGATGCCATCCCCCTGGCCATCGCTCGCCTGGACAACAGTGCCGCCAAGCACAAGCTGGCTGTTAAGCCAAAAAAACAGAGGGTGTCAAAGAAGCACAGGCGCCTTGCCCAG GATCCACAACATGAGCAAGGCGGCCTTGAGAGTCGGCCCTCCCTGGACCAGAACGGACACCCAGGCGAGGACAAGCCAACGGGGCACGAAGAGGAACCCAATCTGCTGGATTCCGAGGAAGAGAGAAGACGCCAAGAAGACTACTGGCGAGAATTGGAGGCCAAGTGCAAGCGGCAAAAGGCGGAAGCAGCCGAGAAGAGACGCCTAgaggagcagaggctgcaggCGCTGGAGAGGAGGCTTTGGGAAGAGAACAGAAGGCAGGAGCTCTTGGAGGAGGAGGGCGAGGGGCAGGAGCCGCCTCTAGAGGCGGAAAGGGCGCCGCTGGAAGAGCAGCGGCGGAGCCTGGAAGCCCCAGGTTGGGAGGACGCCGAGCGGTGGGAGCGTGAGGAGCGCGAGCGCCTGGAGGCCGAGGAGGACCGAAGGCGTctgcaggcccaggcccaggcggAGGAGAGGCGGCGGCTGGAGGAGGACGCCAGGCTGGAGGAACGGAGGcggcaggaggagaaggaaggaagatgcgCGGAGGAGCTCaaaaggcaggaggaggaggaggctgagggatgGGAAGAGCTGGAACAGCAGGAGGAGGCGGAGGTGCAGGGGCCGCCCGAGGCTTTGGAGGAGACTGGGACTGGGGAGGGCCGGCGGGGCGCGGAGGAGGAGGATCTGGGGGAAGAGGAGGAtctgggggaagaggaggaggagggccagGCGCACCTGGAGGACGGGAGGGGCCAGCTCAGCGAGCTTCTGAACGACTTTGAGGAGAGGCCAGAAGACCAGGAACGCCTGAAACCCGAAAGACAAAGAGAACACTCCGAGGAGCCAAGCATTTGCGAGGAGCAGAGCCCAGAGGCCGAGCGGCGAATAGAGCCGCAGGGAAGGAGCGGGGATTTCCAGGGGGCCGATCGTCCTGGGCccgaggaaaagagagaaggggacACGGAGCCTCTCCGGAAACAAGAGGAGCCCGTGGAAGCCGCGCAGCCTCCGGTGGAGAGGAAAGAGGCCGCCGCCCTTGAACAAGGCCGCAAGGTGGAGGAGCTGCGGTGGCAGGAGGTGGACGAGAGGCAGACCATGCCCCGGCCCTACACGTTCCAGGTGTCCTCCGGGGGGAAGCAGATTCTCTTTCCCAAAGTCAACCTGAGCCCCGTGACGCCCGCAAAGGACACGGGGCTCACCGCTGCCCCCCAGGAACCAAAGGCCCCCAAAGCCAGCCCAGTCCAGCACGCCCTACCGTCGTCCCTGAGCGTTCCCCACACCGCCATTCTGGTCACAGGCGCGCAGCTCTGTGGCCCGGCCGTCAACCTGAGCCAGATCAAGGACACCGCGTGTAAGTCCCTCCTGGGCTTGGAGGAGAAGAAGCACGTGGACACCCCAGCTGGGGAGAACCCTCCCCGAGGCCCCGGCGACGCGCGGGCGGGCAGCGGGAAGGCTAAGCCCCCCCAGGAGTCTCCCAGCAGCGCGTCCGCACTCGCAGAATGGGCTTCCATTCGGTCCAGAATCCTGAAGAACGCAGAGAGTGACCCGCGCAGCAGCGAGAGGGACCAGTCGAGGCCCGGTGATGAGTCCATTCCCAGGGGCCGGTGTGATTCCCGCGGGAACCTCCGGAAGACTCCTCCAGTCAATGCAAAGTTCTCTATTATGCCTGCCTGGCAGAAATTTTCCGATGGTGGCACGGAGACCTCCAAACAGAACACGGAAGCTGAAAGCATACGAAAAAGACCCATGCTGGGACCCAGCGAAGAGACAGCcccccagcctcctcctgctGGTGTTCGCGAGCTCGGGAAGGGTCCGGAGAAGTCGGAGATGCACCGGGAGCCCGCAGACACCACCGAGGGATGCAAATTTGCCAAAGACCTCCCGTCTTTCCTTGTCCCAAGCCTTCCTTACCCTCCGCAGAAAGTGGTGGCCCACACAGAGTTCACGACCTCGTCGGACAGCGAGACTGCAAACGGGATAGCAAAGCCAGACCCTGTGACGCAAAGTGGGGAGGAAAAAACCTCACCGTTTGGAATAAAATTGAGAAGGACCAACTATTCCTTGCGCTTCAACTGCGACCAACAGGCggaacagaagaagaagaaaaggcacaGCAGCACCGGAGACAGCGGGGATGCAAGGCCGCCTGCAGCGGGGAGCGCTCgtggagagaaagagatggagggTGTGGCCCTCAAGCATGGTCCATCCCTCCCCCAAGAGCGGAAGCAAGCCCCTTCCACCCGAAGGGACTCCGTTGAACCTTCCAGCAGCCGCTCTGTTCCTGTGGCCCACCCTGGGCCCCCACCGGCCAGCAGCCAGACGCCGGCTCCGGAGCACGACAAGGCAGCAAACAAAATGCCACTGGCACAGAAGCCAGCACTGGCTCCCAAGCCCACCAGTCAGACCCCACCAGCATCCCCACTTTCCAAACTGAGCAGGCCCTACTTGGTAGAGCTGCTGTCTCGCCGAGCGGGGAGGCCGGACCCAGAGCCAAGTGAGCCGTCCAAGGAGGGCCAGGAGAGCAGTGACCGCCGGCCACCCTCACCCCCAGGCCCCGAGGAAAGGAAGAGGGACGAGGAGGAAGAGGCGACAGAGAGGAAACCTGCTTCCCCACCTCTGCCTGCTGCTCAGCAAGAGAAACCTTCTCAAACACCCGAGGCCGGGAGGAAAG AGAAGCCGATGCTTCAGAGCAGACACTCTTTAGATGGCTCCAAACTTACAGAGAAAGTGGAAACTGCTCAGCCGCTGTGGATAACATTAGCACTGCAAAAGCAAAAGGGGTTTCGGGAGCAGCAGGCGACGCGGGAGGAGAGAAAGCAAGCCAGAGAGGCCAAACAGGCAGAAAAGCTCTCCAAAGAAAAT
- the CRACD gene encoding capping protein-inhibiting regulator of actin dynamics isoform X2, with protein sequence MSQDNILGKVKTLQQQLGKNIKFGQQPPNAISMKKANSGEASLEEDLFLTSPMEIVTQQDIILSEAENKSSDTPSSLSPLNLPGAGSEMEEKVAPVKPSRPKRHFSSAGTIESVNLDAIPLAIARLDNSAAKHKLAVKPKKQRVSKKHRRLAQDPQHEQGGLESRPSLDQNGHPGEDKPTGHEEEPNLLDSEEERRRQEDYWRELEAKCKRQKAEAAEKRRLEEQRLQALERRLWEENRRQELLEEEGEGQEPPLEAERAPLEEQRRSLEAPGWEDAERWEREERERLEAEEDRRRLQAQAQAEERRRLEEDARLEERRRQEEKEGRCAEELKRQEEEEAEGWEELEQQEEAEVQGPPEALEETGTGEGRRGAEEEDLGEEEDLGEEEEEGQAHLEDGRGQLSELLNDFEERPEDQERLKPERQREHSEEPSICEEQSPEAERRIEPQGRSGDFQGADRPGPEEKREGDTEPLRKQEEPVEAAQPPVERKEAAALEQGRKVEELRWQEVDERQTMPRPYTFQVSSGGKQILFPKVNLSPVTPAKDTGLTAAPQEPKAPKASPVQHALPSSLSVPHTAILVTGAQLCGPAVNLSQIKDTACKSLLGLEEKKHVDTPAGENPPRGPGDARAGSGKAKPPQESPSSASALAEWASIRSRILKNAESDPRSSERDQSRPGDESIPRGRCDSRGNLRKTPPVNAKFSIMPAWQKFSDGGTETSKQNTEAESIRKRPMLGPSEETAPQPPPAGVRELGKGPEKSEMHREPADTTEGCKFAKDLPSFLVPSLPYPPQKVVAHTEFTTSSDSETANGIAKPDPVTQSGEEKTSPFGIKLRRTNYSLRFNCDQQAEQKKKKRHSSTGDSGDARPPAAGSARGEKEMEGVALKHGPSLPQERKQAPSTRRDSVEPSSSRSVPVAHPGPPPASSQTPAPEHDKAANKMPLAQKPALAPKPTSQTPPASPLSKLSRPYLVELLSRRAGRPDPEPSEPSKEGQESSDRRPPSPPGPEERKRDEEEEATERKPASPPLPAAQQEKPSQTPEAGRKEKPMLQSRHSLDGSKLTEKVETAQPLWITLALQKQKGFREQQATREERKQAREAKQAEKLSKENVSVSLQPGSSSVSRAGSLHKSTALPEEKRPETAVSRLERREQLKKANTLPTSVTVEISDSAPPAPLVKEVTKRFSTPDAAPVSTEPAWLALAKRKAKAWSDCPQIIK encoded by the exons CAACAGTTGGGCAAGAATATCAAGTTTGGGCAGCAGCCACCCAATGCCATTTCCATGAAGAAGGCAAACAGTGGAGAGGCTAGCTTAGAAGAGGATCTGTTCCTGACCAGTCCCATGGAAATTGTGACTCAGCAGGACATCATCCTCTCAGAGGCAGAGAACAAG TCCAGTGATACGCCAAGTTCTCTAAGTCCTCTGAATCTCCCTGGAGCTGGAAGTGAGATGGAAGAGAAG GTTGCTCCCGTTAAACCGTCTCGGCCAAAAAGGCACTTCTCTTCTGCTGGCACCATCGAAAGTGTCAACCTAGATGCCATCCCCCTGGCCATCGCTCGCCTGGACAACAGTGCCGCCAAGCACAAGCTGGCTGTTAAGCCAAAAAAACAGAGGGTGTCAAAGAAGCACAGGCGCCTTGCCCAG GATCCACAACATGAGCAAGGCGGCCTTGAGAGTCGGCCCTCCCTGGACCAGAACGGACACCCAGGCGAGGACAAGCCAACGGGGCACGAAGAGGAACCCAATCTGCTGGATTCCGAGGAAGAGAGAAGACGCCAAGAAGACTACTGGCGAGAATTGGAGGCCAAGTGCAAGCGGCAAAAGGCGGAAGCAGCCGAGAAGAGACGCCTAgaggagcagaggctgcaggCGCTGGAGAGGAGGCTTTGGGAAGAGAACAGAAGGCAGGAGCTCTTGGAGGAGGAGGGCGAGGGGCAGGAGCCGCCTCTAGAGGCGGAAAGGGCGCCGCTGGAAGAGCAGCGGCGGAGCCTGGAAGCCCCAGGTTGGGAGGACGCCGAGCGGTGGGAGCGTGAGGAGCGCGAGCGCCTGGAGGCCGAGGAGGACCGAAGGCGTctgcaggcccaggcccaggcggAGGAGAGGCGGCGGCTGGAGGAGGACGCCAGGCTGGAGGAACGGAGGcggcaggaggagaaggaaggaagatgcgCGGAGGAGCTCaaaaggcaggaggaggaggaggctgagggatgGGAAGAGCTGGAACAGCAGGAGGAGGCGGAGGTGCAGGGGCCGCCCGAGGCTTTGGAGGAGACTGGGACTGGGGAGGGCCGGCGGGGCGCGGAGGAGGAGGATCTGGGGGAAGAGGAGGAtctgggggaagaggaggaggagggccagGCGCACCTGGAGGACGGGAGGGGCCAGCTCAGCGAGCTTCTGAACGACTTTGAGGAGAGGCCAGAAGACCAGGAACGCCTGAAACCCGAAAGACAAAGAGAACACTCCGAGGAGCCAAGCATTTGCGAGGAGCAGAGCCCAGAGGCCGAGCGGCGAATAGAGCCGCAGGGAAGGAGCGGGGATTTCCAGGGGGCCGATCGTCCTGGGCccgaggaaaagagagaaggggacACGGAGCCTCTCCGGAAACAAGAGGAGCCCGTGGAAGCCGCGCAGCCTCCGGTGGAGAGGAAAGAGGCCGCCGCCCTTGAACAAGGCCGCAAGGTGGAGGAGCTGCGGTGGCAGGAGGTGGACGAGAGGCAGACCATGCCCCGGCCCTACACGTTCCAGGTGTCCTCCGGGGGGAAGCAGATTCTCTTTCCCAAAGTCAACCTGAGCCCCGTGACGCCCGCAAAGGACACGGGGCTCACCGCTGCCCCCCAGGAACCAAAGGCCCCCAAAGCCAGCCCAGTCCAGCACGCCCTACCGTCGTCCCTGAGCGTTCCCCACACCGCCATTCTGGTCACAGGCGCGCAGCTCTGTGGCCCGGCCGTCAACCTGAGCCAGATCAAGGACACCGCGTGTAAGTCCCTCCTGGGCTTGGAGGAGAAGAAGCACGTGGACACCCCAGCTGGGGAGAACCCTCCCCGAGGCCCCGGCGACGCGCGGGCGGGCAGCGGGAAGGCTAAGCCCCCCCAGGAGTCTCCCAGCAGCGCGTCCGCACTCGCAGAATGGGCTTCCATTCGGTCCAGAATCCTGAAGAACGCAGAGAGTGACCCGCGCAGCAGCGAGAGGGACCAGTCGAGGCCCGGTGATGAGTCCATTCCCAGGGGCCGGTGTGATTCCCGCGGGAACCTCCGGAAGACTCCTCCAGTCAATGCAAAGTTCTCTATTATGCCTGCCTGGCAGAAATTTTCCGATGGTGGCACGGAGACCTCCAAACAGAACACGGAAGCTGAAAGCATACGAAAAAGACCCATGCTGGGACCCAGCGAAGAGACAGCcccccagcctcctcctgctGGTGTTCGCGAGCTCGGGAAGGGTCCGGAGAAGTCGGAGATGCACCGGGAGCCCGCAGACACCACCGAGGGATGCAAATTTGCCAAAGACCTCCCGTCTTTCCTTGTCCCAAGCCTTCCTTACCCTCCGCAGAAAGTGGTGGCCCACACAGAGTTCACGACCTCGTCGGACAGCGAGACTGCAAACGGGATAGCAAAGCCAGACCCTGTGACGCAAAGTGGGGAGGAAAAAACCTCACCGTTTGGAATAAAATTGAGAAGGACCAACTATTCCTTGCGCTTCAACTGCGACCAACAGGCggaacagaagaagaagaaaaggcacaGCAGCACCGGAGACAGCGGGGATGCAAGGCCGCCTGCAGCGGGGAGCGCTCgtggagagaaagagatggagggTGTGGCCCTCAAGCATGGTCCATCCCTCCCCCAAGAGCGGAAGCAAGCCCCTTCCACCCGAAGGGACTCCGTTGAACCTTCCAGCAGCCGCTCTGTTCCTGTGGCCCACCCTGGGCCCCCACCGGCCAGCAGCCAGACGCCGGCTCCGGAGCACGACAAGGCAGCAAACAAAATGCCACTGGCACAGAAGCCAGCACTGGCTCCCAAGCCCACCAGTCAGACCCCACCAGCATCCCCACTTTCCAAACTGAGCAGGCCCTACTTGGTAGAGCTGCTGTCTCGCCGAGCGGGGAGGCCGGACCCAGAGCCAAGTGAGCCGTCCAAGGAGGGCCAGGAGAGCAGTGACCGCCGGCCACCCTCACCCCCAGGCCCCGAGGAAAGGAAGAGGGACGAGGAGGAAGAGGCGACAGAGAGGAAACCTGCTTCCCCACCTCTGCCTGCTGCTCAGCAAGAGAAACCTTCTCAAACACCCGAGGCCGGGAGGAAAG AGAAGCCGATGCTTCAGAGCAGACACTCTTTAGATGGCTCCAAACTTACAGAGAAAGTGGAAACTGCTCAGCCGCTGTGGATAACATTAGCACTGCAAAAGCAAAAGGGGTTTCGGGAGCAGCAGGCGACGCGGGAGGAGAGAAAGCAAGCCAGAGAGGCCAAACAGGCAGAAAAGCTCTCCAAAGAAAAT